A single Amphiura filiformis chromosome 19, Afil_fr2py, whole genome shotgun sequence DNA region contains:
- the LOC140140827 gene encoding uncharacterized protein, which produces MESATRMMRNVTNEVDVMLQLADKMHELAEHLKLLVSTSSRHVNIPEVERLTDGAFSSVLRDMRRETLHCIIDGQRACVRYEKVMNDLRRLRRSLRNMGQWKTAVDRSGAGSSGRADSTETICPDGDWGLPRYSYFNSP; this is translated from the exons ATGGAATCGGCTACCAGGATGATGAGGAACGTTACCAATGAAGTCGATGTCATGCTGCAGTTGGCTGACAAGATGCATGAG CTTGCAGAACACCTCAAGCTGCTTGTGAGCACCTCAAGCCGACACGTGAACATACCAGAGGTCGAACGCCTCACAGACGGGGCTTTCTCTTCCGTCCTCCGTGATATGAGGAGGGAAACACTACATTGCATCATCGATGGCCAGAGAGCCTGCGTACGGTACGAAAAAGTGATGAACGATCTGAGGAGACTGCGAAGGAGTCTGCGTAACATGGGACAGTGGAAGACTGCTGTGGATCGTAGCGGAGCTGGGAGTAGTGGGAGAGCGGATTCGACGGAGACGATCTGCCCCGACGGGGACTGGGGTTTACCTAGATACAGCTACTTCAATTCACCATGA